Proteins encoded by one window of Cellvibrio sp. KY-GH-1:
- a CDS encoding VOC family protein — MTNPAKNTICIWYDRDAEAAARFYADTFPDSFVTAVNLAPGDYPSGKQGNVLTVEFTVMGISCLGLNGGPAFKHTEAFSFQIATKDQAETDRYWNAIVNNGGQESECGWCKDKWGISWQITPIVLSKGVTDPNPVIAKRVFEAMMTMRKIDVAAIEKAIGG, encoded by the coding sequence ATGACTAACCCAGCAAAAAATACCATCTGCATTTGGTATGATCGTGATGCCGAAGCAGCGGCGCGCTTTTATGCCGATACCTTTCCCGATTCATTTGTGACTGCTGTGAATCTCGCACCGGGCGATTATCCGTCAGGTAAGCAAGGCAATGTACTAACGGTTGAATTCACCGTAATGGGAATTTCTTGTCTGGGCCTCAATGGCGGTCCTGCGTTCAAACACACCGAAGCCTTTTCATTTCAAATCGCCACCAAAGACCAGGCCGAAACTGATCGGTATTGGAATGCGATAGTCAATAATGGTGGCCAGGAAAGTGAATGTGGTTGGTGTAAGGATAAATGGGGCATATCCTGGCAAATTACACCCATCGTATTATCCAAAGGCGTCACTGACCCAAATCCCGTTATTGCCAAACGCGTATTCGAAGCCATGATGACCATGCGCAAGATTGATGTGGCGGCAATTGAAAAAGCGATTGGGGGGTAA
- a CDS encoding lysozyme inhibitor LprI family protein, with protein sequence MKNTALKKTTIKVIGGVGIAALSGSLQAASFDCTKAATSIEKMICSNPTVSQLDSELGSTYQVVVKSADNKNEIKRLQRAWLKNERNLCKDVACLIQIYQDRINFLSSIIRSPAISKGFGFGALLMRDAKKHSLNDSFPLKFKLVFGEAYPFCQSYVDMLNKTKYMEYPICERKVLPGYGQFKALVWDVVADEVEIKQTIEGGIKWQHASFKGLDAADYLEAIREFRLQMENIGVSLFKISMDVDRDGVVDTLYKRVLRLRAHENISWCEMNNNFFVFDNSISIYSAEKYKEKGYLGMNFNGNDQLITINNVLYHEHWNLKYGVKNNKEAISIWSISEHKEKICGVNIE encoded by the coding sequence ATGAAGAATACAGCTTTGAAAAAAACAACTATCAAAGTGATAGGGGGTGTTGGAATTGCTGCTCTTTCTGGCTCATTGCAGGCGGCGAGTTTTGATTGTACAAAGGCGGCAACCTCAATTGAAAAGATGATTTGCTCCAATCCAACAGTTTCACAATTGGATAGTGAATTGGGTAGTACATATCAGGTTGTGGTTAAGAGTGCAGATAATAAAAATGAAATTAAAAGGCTACAACGGGCGTGGCTAAAAAATGAGAGAAATTTATGTAAAGATGTTGCTTGCCTAATACAGATTTACCAGGATCGCATTAATTTTCTGTCTTCGATTATTCGTTCTCCAGCAATCAGTAAAGGCTTTGGGTTTGGCGCATTATTAATGCGCGACGCTAAAAAACATTCACTTAATGACAGTTTCCCGCTTAAATTCAAATTGGTGTTCGGTGAGGCTTACCCGTTCTGTCAGTCTTATGTGGATATGTTGAATAAAACAAAATATATGGAATACCCAATATGCGAAAGAAAAGTATTGCCTGGATATGGGCAATTTAAAGCATTAGTGTGGGATGTGGTCGCCGATGAGGTGGAGATAAAACAAACAATCGAAGGGGGCATTAAATGGCAGCATGCCTCATTTAAGGGGTTGGATGCAGCTGATTACCTAGAGGCTATTAGGGAATTCAGGTTGCAAATGGAAAATATAGGTGTATCTTTATTTAAAATATCAATGGATGTGGACAGAGATGGTGTTGTAGATACTCTTTATAAAAGAGTATTGAGATTGCGAGCGCATGAAAATATAAGTTGGTGTGAGATGAATAATAATTTCTTTGTTTTTGATAATTCAATTTCAATTTATTCGGCGGAAAAGTATAAAGAGAAAGGATATCTTGGAATGAATTTTAATGGTAATGATCAGTTGATAACGATTAATAATGTTTTGTATCACGAACATTGGAATTTAAAGTATGGAGTTAAAAATAATAAAGAAGCAATTAGTATTTGGAGTATATCTGAACATAAAGAAAAAATTTGCGGTGTAAATATTGAGTAA
- a CDS encoding IS3 family transposase (programmed frameshift) produces the protein MSKKPTPKENKKYTAEFKSEAIKLAERLSVAEAAEKLGIYASQIYSWRSALNNSRTDVERESLLAAENARLKRQLAEQAEELEILKKGGYLLREASKIKRYEFMLTNSALYSIAMMARVLLVSRSGYYSWLDNREMVSWRMQQREAIDALVKAAFEAGKGRYGADRIFYDLAEQDNPLDIKAIRKSLKRQGLIAKAAKLFKVTTDSNHTLPVAPNLLARDFSAQQPNEKWVTDITYIQTTEGWLYLAVMIDLYSRKVVGWSMSKHIDAQLVCDSLMMALWRRKFPKSVIVHSDRGSQYVSHAFRDLLEKYSLIQSMSRKGDCWDNACAESFFHSLKVELVHGEPLLDGKHTRESIFEYIEVDYNRYRRHSAIGFVSPERFEAKNVC, from the exons ATGAGCAAGAAACCAACCCCAAAAGAGAATAAGAAGTATACAGCCGAGTTCAAAAGTGAGGCCATTAAACTGGCCGAACGATTGAGCGTAGCGGAAGCCGCCGAAAAACTGGGCATATATGCCAGTCAAATTTACAGTTGGCGTAGCGCACTCAACAATAGCCGTACTGATGTTGAAAGAGAATCGCTCCTCGCCGCTGAAAATGCACGCCTCAAGCGTCAGCTCGCCGAGCAAGCAGAGGAGCTTGAAATCCTAA AAAAAGGCGGCTACCTACTTCGCGAAGCATCAAAAATAAAACGCTACGAATTTATGCTGACAAATAGCGCGCTATATTCAATCGCGATGATGGCGCGCGTTCTGTTGGTTTCGCGAAGTGGGTATTACAGCTGGCTTGATAATCGTGAAATGGTTAGTTGGCGCATGCAGCAAAGAGAAGCGATTGATGCGTTGGTAAAGGCAGCATTTGAGGCTGGAAAAGGCCGGTATGGCGCGGATCGGATTTTTTATGATTTGGCGGAGCAAGATAATCCGCTCGACATAAAAGCCATTCGGAAAAGCCTGAAACGGCAGGGGTTAATTGCAAAAGCGGCCAAGCTGTTCAAGGTGACTACGGACAGCAATCATACACTACCTGTTGCGCCCAACCTGTTGGCTAGAGATTTTTCTGCGCAACAACCTAATGAAAAATGGGTGACCGATATTACTTATATTCAAACTACAGAAGGTTGGTTGTATCTGGCCGTGATGATTGATTTATATTCTCGAAAAGTTGTTGGTTGGTCGATGAGCAAACATATTGATGCGCAATTGGTTTGTGATTCATTGATGATGGCGTTGTGGCGACGAAAATTCCCAAAAAGCGTTATTGTTCACAGTGACCGTGGCAGCCAATATGTATCGCATGCGTTTAGGGATTTACTGGAAAAATATTCGCTAATACAGAGTATGAGTCGCAAGGGTGATTGCTGGGACAATGCGTGTGCGGAAAGCTTCTTTCATTCACTTAAGGTTGAGCTGGTTCACGGCGAGCCATTGCTAGATGGAAAGCACACGCGCGAATCTATTTTTGAATATATCGAAGTGGATTACAATCGCTACCGCCGTCACAGCGCTATTGGCTTTGTTAGCCCCGAGCGCTTTGAGGCAAAAAATGTATGTTAG
- a CDS encoding SRPBCC family protein — MSTNSVHFHRVLRSTPEKVYRAFTDADAFARWLPPCGFTAKVHHFDAKVGGSYKMSFTNFTTGNSHSFGGTYLELTPHKYISYSAKFDDPNLPGEMRTTVELTPVPCGVEVNIKQEGIPAVIPVSGCYLGWQESLQFLAQLVEPEIPE; from the coding sequence ATGTCTACCAACAGCGTGCATTTTCACCGTGTTTTACGCAGCACGCCGGAAAAGGTTTACCGGGCCTTTACCGATGCAGATGCCTTTGCGCGATGGCTCCCACCCTGCGGGTTTACCGCCAAAGTTCACCATTTTGATGCCAAGGTTGGTGGCTCCTACAAAATGTCATTCACCAACTTTACTACCGGGAATAGCCATTCCTTTGGCGGTACCTATCTGGAATTAACGCCGCATAAGTACATCTCCTATAGCGCGAAATTTGACGACCCCAATTTACCCGGAGAAATGCGCACAACCGTGGAGTTAACTCCTGTGCCCTGTGGTGTTGAAGTTAACATCAAACAGGAAGGAATTCCCGCCGTTATTCCTGTGTCTGGTTGTTATCTTGGCTGGCAAGAATCGCTGCAGTTTTTGGCGCAATTAGTAGAGCCGGAAATTCCGGAATAA
- a CDS encoding MFS transporter, whose translation MQTANTPFRVLFASLIGTTIEFFDFYIYATAAVLVFPTLFFPSGDATTATLQSLATFALAFFARPIGSALFGHYGDRIGRKATLVAALMTMGVSTVCIGLLPTYETIGIAATILLCLCRFGQGIGLGGEWGGAVLLAIENAPENKRAWYGMFPQLGAPIGFFCSTGVFLLLTHNLSDADFFSWGWRIPFVASALLVIVGLYVRLSLEETPAFKEAIKTEKRVPVPMFAVFTQHTGVMFLGAFLAIAAFVVFYLTTVFSLGWGTSKLGYTREEFLILQLYAVFALALTICLSAHIADRIGRRAMLMLSGIAVLLFGLCFSTLLNSGSDTGVLITLAIGFGVMGLTYGPLGTALAEIYPTEVRYTGASLSFNLAGIIGASLTPAIASWLGTHYGLPFVGYYISVAGLLTLVAAFALSNALNKNALPQ comes from the coding sequence ATGCAAACAGCCAATACCCCGTTCCGCGTTCTTTTTGCCAGCTTGATCGGCACTACCATTGAGTTTTTTGATTTTTATATTTATGCCACTGCTGCTGTGCTGGTATTTCCCACATTGTTTTTCCCTTCCGGTGATGCCACTACGGCGACCTTGCAATCGCTGGCGACTTTTGCCCTGGCGTTTTTTGCGCGGCCAATTGGGTCGGCGTTGTTTGGGCATTATGGGGATCGTATCGGGCGCAAGGCGACTTTGGTGGCGGCGTTGATGACTATGGGTGTGTCCACTGTGTGTATTGGCTTGTTGCCGACTTATGAAACCATCGGCATAGCTGCGACGATTTTGTTATGCCTTTGTCGCTTTGGTCAGGGCATAGGTTTGGGTGGTGAGTGGGGTGGGGCGGTGTTGTTGGCGATTGAGAATGCGCCGGAGAACAAGCGTGCCTGGTATGGCATGTTTCCGCAGTTGGGCGCACCCATTGGTTTTTTCTGTTCGACGGGTGTGTTTTTACTGTTAACACATAATTTAAGTGATGCAGATTTTTTCAGCTGGGGTTGGCGCATTCCATTTGTGGCGAGTGCGTTGCTGGTAATTGTTGGTTTGTATGTGCGCTTGAGCCTGGAGGAAACCCCCGCGTTTAAAGAGGCGATTAAAACGGAAAAGCGTGTGCCTGTCCCCATGTTCGCGGTATTTACGCAGCACACAGGTGTGATGTTTCTGGGTGCGTTTTTGGCGATAGCGGCATTTGTGGTGTTTTACCTCACCACGGTATTTTCGTTGGGTTGGGGAACCAGCAAATTGGGTTATACGCGCGAGGAGTTTTTAATTCTGCAATTGTATGCTGTGTTTGCACTCGCGCTTACTATTTGTTTGTCGGCACATATTGCCGACCGGATCGGTCGCCGCGCGATGCTAATGCTTTCGGGAATTGCGGTTTTATTATTTGGTTTGTGTTTTTCAACCCTGCTCAATTCCGGGTCAGACACGGGGGTTTTAATTACCCTCGCGATAGGATTTGGGGTGATGGGGTTAACCTATGGTCCACTCGGCACAGCGCTTGCTGAAATATACCCAACAGAAGTGCGTTACACCGGGGCATCGCTCAGTTTTAATCTGGCTGGAATTATCGGTGCGTCGCTCACCCCGGCGATAGCCAGCTGGCTGGGCACGCATTACGGGTTGCCGTTTGTTGGTTATTATATTTCGGTCGCCGGGTTGTTAACCTTAGTTGCCGCGTTTGCTTTGTCCAATGCGTTAAATAAAAACGCATTACCTCAATAA